cctAACGAGAAAAATGCAATCGGCGAAACAGAAGCTAAGCGATATGGCTAGTACCGCCAAGGAGAGGATATGTGAAGCAAAAGCAGCTGTGAAGGCTCtaatcaaattattattattattttatgtttagtgTTTGATATGTAGACAACTATACGACTCGTTTGGTTAACTTGAATGTTAATCATGACAGGTGGAGCAGGCGATGGCACGTACAAAAGAGGAAAAAGAGATAGCACACCAACGTCGAAAGGCCAAGGAAGCAGAGGCTAACATGGATATACCCATGGCTAAAGCTGCTCATGCCGAAGAAAAGCTTAT
This region of Brassica napus cultivar Da-Ae chromosome C5, Da-Ae, whole genome shotgun sequence genomic DNA includes:
- the LOC106351779 gene encoding late embryogenesis abundant protein 6-like, which codes for MQSAKQKLSDMASTAKERICEAKAAVEQAMARTKEEKEIAHQRRKAKEAEANMDIPMAKAAHAEEKLMAKQSHYHLSQGHVTHGAPVPAPAPVIGHGYRHNPPEVTSVPPAAYPPPTGPHHHHHHPYGNV